A single Cupriavidus sp. D39 DNA region contains:
- the cphA gene encoding cyanophycin synthetase, with translation MKKKDIEIFDVMSLRGPNMWTYRPVLEAWVDIGELEDFPSNTIPGFYERLSAWLPSLVEHRCSIGERGGFLQRLKEGTWPGHILEHVTLELQNLAGMPGGFGKARETPIRGVYKVIVRAWHEDVTRAALFAARDLVMAAIEDRPYDVQETVDHLRRMVDEHCLGPSTACIVDAADDRDIPALRLSEGNLVQLGYGSRQRRIWTAETDRTAAIAESISRDKDLTKSLLESCGVPVPEGRLVESAADAWDAAEDIGLPVVVKPYDGNHGRGVFTNLTTREEVETAYGVAIDEGSGVIVERFVLGNEHRLLVVGGRLVAAAMGETASVTGDGKSTIDELIESQINSDPRRGSTEDHPLNKVRLDSAARLELKRQGFEALSVPPEGKHVLIQRNGNVAFDVTDRVHPSVAAHASLAARVVGLDIAGVDLVAQDISRPLAEQRGAIVEVNAGPGLLMHLKPSNGEARPVGRAVVDHLFPAGEGDDNGRIPVVGITGTNGKTVVAKLVARLLQLSGKHTGLACSDGLYLDRRQVQGGDRANWDAARRILMNRAVDAAVLENDSGAILSEGLAYDRCQVGVVTNIDVPDHLGQYYVEEVEKMYNVLRTQVDVVLDGGVAVLNARDPLVVEMAELCDGDVIFFGLTTDLPAIAAHRAAGRRAVYVRDGKVVLATGSREVPLTDVAAIPLTYAGRVAFQVENVLAAVATGWALGISNDLIRAGVVTFDVGQVDVPGRFTLFERNGAIVVIDDAHNAPALEALVASLERFPSERRVVVYGAGAPRRDEDMVKQGKVLGAAFDRVFLCEDTSVKRTLPDTEARALLKQGLYEGRRVTKIIDEGSRRQAIEAALAQVVAGDLLVLQCDEATTLPTVDLVHQWMGQPGRRA, from the coding sequence ATGAAAAAGAAGGACATTGAGATTTTCGATGTCATGTCGCTGCGCGGCCCGAATATGTGGACATATCGGCCTGTGCTGGAGGCGTGGGTCGATATCGGGGAACTGGAGGATTTTCCCTCCAACACGATTCCGGGGTTCTACGAGCGTCTGTCGGCATGGTTGCCCTCGCTGGTCGAGCATCGCTGCAGTATTGGCGAGCGCGGCGGCTTCCTGCAGCGGCTCAAGGAAGGCACGTGGCCTGGCCACATCCTGGAACACGTCACGCTTGAGCTGCAGAACCTCGCCGGCATGCCCGGCGGCTTCGGCAAGGCACGCGAGACCCCGATCCGGGGTGTCTACAAGGTGATCGTGCGGGCCTGGCACGAGGACGTCACCCGCGCCGCTCTGTTCGCCGCCCGCGACCTGGTGATGGCGGCCATCGAAGACCGTCCCTACGACGTCCAGGAGACGGTGGACCACCTGCGCCGCATGGTGGACGAGCATTGCCTGGGCCCGAGCACCGCCTGCATCGTCGACGCTGCCGACGACCGCGACATCCCGGCTCTGCGCCTGTCCGAGGGCAACCTGGTGCAACTCGGCTATGGCAGCCGCCAGCGCCGCATCTGGACCGCCGAGACCGACCGCACCGCCGCCATCGCCGAGAGCATCTCGCGCGACAAGGACCTGACCAAGAGCCTGCTGGAATCCTGCGGCGTGCCCGTGCCCGAAGGCCGGCTGGTGGAAAGTGCCGCCGACGCCTGGGACGCCGCCGAGGACATCGGCCTGCCGGTGGTGGTCAAGCCCTATGACGGCAACCACGGCCGCGGGGTATTCACCAACCTGACCACGCGCGAAGAAGTCGAGACCGCCTATGGCGTGGCCATCGACGAAGGCAGCGGCGTCATCGTCGAGCGCTTCGTACTGGGCAATGAACACCGCCTGCTGGTGGTGGGCGGCCGCCTGGTGGCCGCCGCCATGGGCGAGACGGCCAGCGTCACCGGCGACGGCAAGTCGACCATCGACGAGCTGATCGAGTCGCAGATCAATTCCGACCCGCGCCGCGGCAGCACCGAAGACCACCCGCTCAACAAGGTGCGGCTGGATTCGGCCGCGCGCCTGGAACTCAAGCGCCAAGGCTTTGAGGCGCTTTCCGTGCCGCCCGAGGGCAAGCATGTGCTGATCCAGCGCAATGGCAACGTGGCCTTCGACGTCACCGACCGCGTGCACCCGAGCGTGGCCGCGCATGCCTCGCTGGCTGCGCGCGTGGTGGGCCTGGACATTGCCGGGGTCGACCTGGTGGCCCAGGACATCTCGCGCCCGCTCGCCGAGCAGCGCGGCGCCATCGTCGAGGTCAATGCCGGCCCTGGCCTGCTGATGCACCTGAAGCCCTCCAACGGCGAAGCCCGCCCGGTGGGCCGTGCCGTGGTGGATCACCTGTTCCCGGCTGGCGAAGGCGACGACAACGGCCGCATCCCGGTGGTCGGCATCACCGGCACCAACGGCAAGACCGTGGTGGCCAAGCTGGTGGCGCGCCTGCTGCAACTCTCCGGCAAGCACACCGGCCTGGCGTGCAGCGACGGCCTTTACCTCGACCGCCGCCAGGTCCAGGGCGGCGACCGCGCCAACTGGGACGCGGCCCGCCGCATCCTGATGAACCGCGCGGTGGATGCCGCCGTGCTCGAGAACGACAGCGGCGCCATCCTGTCCGAAGGCCTCGCCTACGACCGTTGCCAGGTTGGCGTGGTGACCAATATCGATGTGCCCGACCACCTCGGCCAGTATTACGTCGAAGAAGTCGAGAAGATGTACAACGTGCTGCGCACGCAAGTCGACGTGGTGCTGGACGGCGGTGTGGCGGTCCTCAACGCGCGCGACCCGCTGGTGGTCGAGATGGCGGAGCTGTGCGATGGCGACGTGATCTTCTTCGGCCTGACGACCGACCTGCCCGCCATTGCCGCGCATCGCGCGGCGGGGCGCCGCGCGGTCTACGTGCGCGACGGCAAGGTGGTGCTCGCCACCGGCAGCCGCGAGGTGCCGCTGACCGATGTGGCCGCGATCCCGCTCACCTATGCGGGCCGCGTGGCCTTCCAGGTCGAGAACGTGCTGGCGGCGGTGGCCACCGGCTGGGCGCTGGGCATCTCCAACGACCTGATCCGCGCTGGCGTGGTGACGTTCGATGTGGGCCAGGTGGATGTGCCCGGACGCTTCACGCTGTTCGAGCGCAACGGCGCCATCGTGGTGATCGACGACGCCCACAATGCGCCCGCGCTGGAAGCGCTGGTGGCATCGCTGGAACGCTTCCCGAGCGAGCGCCGCGTGGTGGTGTACGGCGCCGGCGCGCCGCGCCGCGACGAAGACATGGTCAAGCAAGGCAAGGTGCTGGGCGCTGCATTCGACCGCGTCTTCCTGTGCGAGGACACCTCGGTCAAGCGCACGCTGCCGGACACCGAGGCACGCGCGCTGCTCAAGCAGGGCCTGTACGAAGGCCGCCGCGTCACCAAGATCATCGACGAGGGCTCGCGCCGCCAGGCGATCGAGGCCGCACTCGCGCAAGTAGTGGCCGGCGACCTGCTGGTCCTGCAATGCGATGAGGCGACGACCCTGCCGACGGTCGACCTGGTGCACCAGTGGATGGGCCAACCGGGCCGCCGCGCCTGA
- a CDS encoding ABC transporter ATP-binding protein: MTQPSLPVIDSDAQNEPWRNELGTRLQPGEAVLAWLEVDLDAKLHFTQGWVLVTDRRLLARMPGQKDWQEWVIQPGLSLHHADHAGVGTLELQDSGRLLASWRYTLGHNPAALRLIDQFHAQRDLSASGRAGLPDIDAEAVCPTCKAPLPPDDDQCPQCSRDLETPPSTWALLRLWRFARPYRFQLLAGFLLTLLSTAATLVPPYLTMPLMDNVLIPYQNGLPIDYSRVKLYLAGLLGAALVAWSLGWARTYLLARVSERIGADLRTTTYEHLLRLSLEYFGGKRTGDLMARIGSESDRICVFLSLHLLDFATDVLMIVMTAAILISINPWLALVTLVPLPFIAWMIHLVRDRLRHGFEKIDRIWSEITNVLADTIPGIRVVKAFAQEKREVERFREANRHNLAINDRVNAVWSLFTPTVTLLTEIGLLVVWIFGIWQVSHNAITVGVLVAFLTYISRFYTRLDSMSRIVSVTQKAAAGAKRIFDILDHVSSVPEPTRPVHLERVEGAIELRDLGFRYGNRAVIRGLNLSIAPGEMIGLVGHSGSGKSTLVNLICRFYDVSEGAIRLDGVDIRSLPVSEFRSHIGLVLQEPFLFFGTIAENIAYGKPGATREEIISAARAAHAHEFILRLPHGYDSLVGERGQALSGGERQRISIARALLINPRILIMDEATSSVDTTTEKEIQKALDNLVQGRTTIAIAHRLSTLRKADRLVVMDRGQIVEVGNHDELLAREGAYYKLYQAQARNVDADADLASAEALNVQ, encoded by the coding sequence ATGACCCAACCTTCCTTGCCCGTGATTGACAGCGACGCCCAGAACGAGCCGTGGCGTAACGAACTCGGCACCCGCCTGCAACCTGGCGAAGCCGTCCTTGCCTGGCTCGAAGTCGACCTTGACGCAAAGCTGCATTTTACCCAAGGCTGGGTACTTGTGACGGATCGTCGCTTGCTGGCGCGCATGCCTGGGCAAAAAGACTGGCAGGAATGGGTGATCCAGCCCGGATTATCGCTGCATCACGCCGATCACGCGGGGGTCGGCACGCTGGAGCTGCAGGATAGTGGGCGATTGCTGGCAAGCTGGCGCTACACGCTCGGCCACAACCCGGCCGCGTTGCGCCTGATCGACCAGTTCCATGCGCAGCGCGACCTGTCGGCCTCGGGCCGGGCGGGGCTGCCGGATATCGATGCCGAGGCGGTCTGTCCGACCTGCAAGGCGCCGCTGCCCCCGGACGACGATCAATGTCCGCAATGCAGCCGTGACCTGGAAACCCCGCCCTCGACCTGGGCGCTGTTGCGCCTGTGGCGCTTCGCCAGGCCGTACCGCTTCCAGTTGCTGGCCGGCTTCCTGCTGACGCTGCTGTCCACAGCCGCTACGCTGGTGCCGCCGTACCTGACCATGCCGTTGATGGACAACGTGCTGATTCCTTACCAGAACGGCCTGCCCATCGACTACAGCCGGGTCAAGCTGTACCTGGCCGGCCTGCTGGGCGCGGCGCTGGTGGCGTGGAGCCTTGGCTGGGCGCGTACCTATCTGCTGGCGCGGGTGTCCGAGCGGATCGGCGCGGACCTGCGCACCACCACCTACGAGCACCTGCTGCGGCTGTCGCTGGAGTACTTCGGCGGCAAGCGCACAGGCGACCTGATGGCCCGCATCGGCTCGGAAAGCGATCGCATCTGCGTGTTTCTGTCGCTACATCTGCTGGATTTCGCCACCGACGTGCTGATGATCGTGATGACGGCGGCCATCCTGATTTCCATCAATCCGTGGCTGGCGCTGGTCACCCTGGTGCCGCTGCCGTTCATCGCGTGGATGATCCACCTGGTGCGCGACCGGCTGCGCCACGGCTTCGAGAAGATCGACCGGATCTGGTCGGAGATCACCAACGTGCTTGCCGACACCATCCCGGGCATCCGCGTGGTCAAGGCGTTCGCGCAGGAAAAGCGCGAGGTGGAGCGCTTTCGCGAGGCCAACCGGCACAACCTGGCGATCAACGACCGGGTCAATGCGGTGTGGTCGCTGTTCACCCCGACCGTCACGCTGCTGACCGAGATCGGCTTGCTGGTGGTGTGGATCTTCGGCATCTGGCAGGTCTCGCACAACGCGATCACGGTCGGCGTGCTGGTGGCCTTCCTCACCTATATCAGCCGCTTCTACACGCGCCTGGACTCGATGAGCCGCATCGTCTCGGTCACGCAGAAGGCCGCCGCCGGCGCCAAGCGCATCTTCGACATCCTCGATCACGTGTCCAGCGTGCCGGAGCCCACGCGGCCGGTGCACCTGGAGCGTGTCGAGGGCGCCATCGAGCTGCGCGACCTGGGCTTTCGCTACGGCAACCGTGCCGTGATCCGCGGGCTCAACCTGTCGATCGCGCCGGGCGAGATGATTGGCCTGGTGGGACACAGCGGGTCGGGCAAGAGCACGCTGGTCAACCTGATCTGCCGCTTCTACGATGTCTCCGAAGGCGCGATCCGGCTGGATGGCGTCGATATCCGCTCGCTGCCGGTATCGGAGTTCCGCAGCCATATCGGGCTGGTGCTGCAGGAGCCGTTCCTGTTCTTTGGCACGATTGCCGAGAACATCGCCTACGGCAAGCCGGGCGCCACGCGCGAAGAGATCATCTCTGCGGCGCGGGCTGCCCATGCGCATGAATTCATCCTGCGCCTGCCGCACGGCTACGACTCGCTGGTGGGCGAGCGCGGGCAAGCGCTGTCCGGCGGCGAGCGCCAGCGCATCTCCATCGCCCGCGCGCTGCTGATCAACCCGCGCATCCTGATCATGGACGAGGCCACCTCGTCCGTGGATACGACCACGGAGAAGGAAATCCAGAAGGCGCTGGATAACCTGGTGCAGGGCCGCACCACCATCGCCATCGCCCACCGCTTGTCCACGCTGCGCAAGGCGGACCGCCTGGTGGTGATGGACCGTGGGCAGATCGTGGAAGTCGGCAACCACGATGAGTTGCTGGCGCGCGAAGGCGCCTATTACAAGCTTTACCAGGCGCAGGCCCGCAATGTCGACGCCGACGCGGATCTCGCCTCCGCCGAAGCGCTCAACGTGCAATAA
- a CDS encoding DUF1854 domain-containing protein — MQQVDFKLSRNALGRLVMTTADGVAHDGVVPVRAFPIAAPDDGVGLVSTDGRELAWLPRLDTLPAPVREMIEAELASREFMPEIRRIRSVSTYATPSTWEVETDRGLTSLVLRGEEDIRRLAGSTLLISDSHGIHYLVRNLTSLDKGSRKILDRFL, encoded by the coding sequence ATGCAGCAAGTCGATTTCAAGCTCTCCCGCAATGCCCTTGGGCGCCTGGTGATGACCACGGCGGATGGCGTTGCGCATGATGGCGTCGTTCCCGTTCGCGCGTTTCCCATCGCCGCGCCCGACGATGGCGTCGGCCTGGTCAGCACCGATGGCCGCGAACTGGCCTGGCTGCCCCGCCTGGATACCTTGCCCGCCCCCGTGCGCGAGATGATCGAGGCCGAACTGGCCAGCCGCGAATTCATGCCTGAGATCCGCCGCATCCGCTCGGTGTCCACCTACGCCACCCCCAGCACCTGGGAGGTGGAGACGGATCGTGGCCTCACCTCGCTGGTGTTGCGCGGCGAGGAAGACATCCGCCGCCTCGCCGGCTCCACGCTGCTGATCTCCGACAGCCACGGCATTCACTACCTGGTGCGCAACCTGACCAGCCTGGACAAGGGAAGCCGCAAGATCCTCGATCGCTTTCTCTGA
- a CDS encoding helix-turn-helix transcriptional regulator produces the protein MQSTPVANATPAGGPLWRLPTVTDKTGLSRSEIYRRIARQEFPAGVRLGARSRAWRASEVEAWIAALPAAV, from the coding sequence ATGCAAAGCACACCCGTCGCCAATGCCACCCCTGCTGGTGGCCCCCTCTGGAGACTCCCTACCGTCACGGATAAAACGGGGCTCTCGCGCTCGGAAATCTATCGCCGTATCGCCCGCCAGGAGTTCCCGGCCGGCGTCCGCCTGGGCGCGCGCTCTCGTGCATGGCGGGCGTCCGAGGTAGAAGCATGGATTGCGGCTCTCCCGGCGGCGGTATGA
- a CDS encoding Rha family transcriptional regulator, with protein sequence MARPNTSSAIALVQLRGGVPVTDSLSIAREFGVRHDNVLRSLDSLISDGTISHLSFELAEYLDEQGKPRRAIQLTERGALIAMPFIGGRNSRSGQVRLVDAFLALRQQLTEPKSVGWSTARGEVAANYAVVSQMLAMRREMEGKGTRSHHYANEARLINSAFSGKPDPIDRAALSAPELHILRRLEVKASALIGMGLCYEERKAALLAYGAELRGQKAGRLAGGGHENPEMIAAAANRACDWAAGAAAASGEGEARHDDA encoded by the coding sequence ATGGCTCGCCCGAACACCTCCAGCGCCATTGCATTAGTCCAGTTGCGCGGCGGCGTGCCCGTTACCGACTCCCTATCAATCGCGCGTGAGTTTGGCGTTCGCCATGACAACGTGCTGCGTTCGCTTGATTCACTGATTTCGGACGGCACAATCAGCCACCTCAGTTTTGAGTTGGCTGAATACCTGGATGAGCAGGGCAAGCCACGGCGAGCAATCCAGCTAACCGAGCGCGGCGCTCTGATTGCCATGCCGTTCATCGGTGGCCGCAACTCGCGCTCTGGACAGGTGCGGTTAGTCGATGCCTTCCTGGCACTGCGTCAGCAACTGACCGAGCCTAAGTCGGTCGGCTGGAGCACAGCGCGTGGCGAGGTTGCCGCCAACTATGCCGTTGTCTCCCAAATGCTGGCCATGCGCCGCGAAATGGAAGGCAAAGGCACGAGGTCCCACCACTACGCGAATGAGGCTCGGCTGATCAACAGTGCTTTCAGTGGCAAACCCGATCCGATAGACCGCGCCGCGCTAAGCGCGCCCGAGCTGCACATCCTGCGTCGCCTTGAGGTAAAGGCTTCGGCGCTGATCGGCATGGGCCTATGCTACGAAGAACGCAAGGCGGCGCTTCTTGCTTATGGTGCCGAGCTGCGCGGCCAAAAGGCTGGCCGCTTGGCGGGCGGTGGACATGAAAACCCCGAGATGATCGCAGCCGCAGCCAATCGGGCGTGCGATTGGGCGGCGGGGGCTGCGGCCGCGTCTGGTGAGGGTGAGGCACGCCATGATGACGCGTAA
- a CDS encoding PriCT-2 domain-containing protein — translation MGMALKNEYGDEGWPLFKEWSESAANYEAAAAAATWKSCKASGGVGLGTLWREAMGRGFDPKRFGPAPALSKEETARRDAERKQRELSDKAKQADGQRQAAAKAVELWEAASESGSSTYLKRKGVEAYGLRFGKGCILVPVRDAAGQLWNLQRIYGKPLRDGNDKIF, via the coding sequence ATGGGCATGGCCCTCAAGAACGAGTACGGCGACGAAGGCTGGCCGCTCTTCAAAGAGTGGAGCGAGTCAGCGGCGAACTACGAAGCCGCGGCCGCCGCCGCAACTTGGAAGAGCTGCAAGGCTTCGGGAGGCGTGGGCCTTGGGACGCTGTGGCGCGAAGCCATGGGGCGCGGCTTCGATCCTAAGCGGTTTGGGCCGGCACCTGCCTTGTCGAAAGAAGAGACGGCGCGCCGCGATGCCGAACGCAAACAACGTGAGTTGAGTGACAAAGCAAAGCAGGCGGACGGGCAGCGCCAGGCCGCTGCCAAGGCCGTGGAGTTGTGGGAGGCCGCGTCCGAGTCGGGTAGTTCGACCTATCTGAAGCGCAAGGGTGTGGAGGCCTACGGCCTGCGCTTCGGCAAGGGCTGCATCCTGGTGCCGGTGCGTGACGCAGCGGGCCAACTGTGGAACCTGCAGCGGATCTACGGCAAACCCCTGCGCGACGGCAACGACAAGATCTTTTGA
- a CDS encoding DUF927 domain-containing protein: MATTKTKAPKAAKSARPAGRPWFDVDAKGVWYHGFSDQGDLLPPYWVCSRLDVEAKTRDEHNGEWGFLLVANDADGHPKQWAMPARMLAGDGTEYRATLLSMGVNIAPGSKAKNLLTTYIQTAATETRARCTDRIGWHGSAFVLPDRTIGEAEGERVLFQSAAGVVSQFKQRGTLDEWKTQVAAACVGNTRLTFCASAAFAAPLLHYAGLQSGGFHLVGDSSSGKTTGLRVAASVFGGRDYARSWRATDNALELTAAQHSDALLILDEIGQVDPKIIGDTVYMLANEAGKGRATRTATARPALTWRLLFLSDGEIKLSDHMAEAGKVAKSGQEIRLANIPADAGKGLGVFEDLCGFVSGKALSDHLQEATRSYYGTAGMGFIEWAVANQAELAEALREGVSALVSDWVAGGAHGQVFRVASRFALVGVAGELSTSAGLTGWPAGWATSAARACFDAWLTERGGAGSGEHKSMVRQVRSFLELHGDARFTWVNRAADDHKPNTMNRAGYKRLVTGSGTPINTNTDYLREFGDKMSPEAAEASACEYFIQPEVWRREVCKGYDPKAVAALLMAMDVLQHEEKSGRPDKLMRIPGVGRTRVYCISSGLFEMDT, from the coding sequence GTGGCCACCACCAAGACGAAAGCGCCTAAGGCCGCTAAATCGGCCCGGCCGGCTGGCCGCCCATGGTTCGATGTGGATGCCAAAGGGGTTTGGTATCACGGCTTTAGCGACCAGGGCGACCTGTTGCCGCCGTACTGGGTCTGTTCGCGGCTCGATGTCGAGGCCAAGACCCGCGACGAACACAATGGCGAGTGGGGTTTTCTCCTGGTGGCCAACGATGCCGATGGCCACCCGAAGCAATGGGCGATGCCGGCGCGCATGTTGGCCGGCGATGGCACGGAATACCGGGCGACATTGCTTTCCATGGGCGTCAACATCGCACCTGGTTCGAAGGCAAAGAACCTGCTGACAACGTACATCCAGACGGCCGCGACGGAAACACGGGCGCGCTGCACGGATCGCATCGGCTGGCATGGGAGCGCGTTTGTCTTGCCGGATCGCACCATAGGGGAGGCAGAGGGCGAGCGTGTGCTGTTCCAGTCGGCTGCGGGCGTTGTATCGCAGTTCAAGCAACGTGGCACGCTCGATGAGTGGAAAACGCAGGTTGCGGCTGCGTGCGTCGGTAACACGCGGTTGACCTTCTGTGCCTCTGCGGCGTTCGCGGCGCCGCTCCTGCATTATGCGGGCTTGCAGTCGGGCGGCTTTCACCTGGTAGGGGACAGCTCCAGCGGCAAGACAACGGGCCTGCGCGTCGCGGCCTCAGTGTTTGGGGGGCGTGACTATGCGCGGAGCTGGCGTGCGACTGACAACGCCTTAGAACTGACCGCTGCGCAGCATTCGGATGCGCTGCTCATTCTGGATGAGATTGGCCAGGTCGATCCGAAAATTATCGGGGATACGGTCTACATGCTGGCCAACGAGGCCGGCAAGGGGCGCGCCACGCGCACTGCCACGGCGCGGCCGGCGCTCACGTGGCGACTGCTGTTCTTGTCCGACGGCGAGATCAAGCTATCCGATCACATGGCCGAGGCCGGCAAGGTGGCGAAGTCGGGGCAAGAGATCCGCCTGGCCAACATCCCGGCCGATGCAGGTAAGGGCCTGGGCGTGTTTGAAGACCTTTGCGGGTTCGTCTCGGGCAAGGCCTTGTCCGATCACCTGCAAGAGGCTACGCGAAGCTACTACGGCACGGCGGGCATGGGGTTCATTGAATGGGCGGTGGCCAACCAAGCCGAGCTTGCGGAGGCCTTGCGGGAGGGTGTTAGCGCCCTGGTGAGTGATTGGGTGGCGGGCGGCGCTCATGGCCAGGTGTTTCGCGTGGCGTCGCGATTTGCGCTGGTGGGGGTGGCCGGCGAGCTGTCCACCAGTGCGGGTTTGACTGGCTGGCCGGCGGGCTGGGCCACATCTGCGGCACGGGCTTGCTTTGACGCGTGGCTGACCGAGCGCGGCGGGGCAGGCAGCGGCGAGCATAAGTCAATGGTTCGGCAGGTACGCAGCTTTCTGGAACTGCATGGGGATGCGCGCTTTACCTGGGTGAATCGTGCTGCGGATGATCACAAGCCCAATACGATGAATCGCGCGGGATACAAGCGCCTGGTAACGGGCAGTGGAACACCGATCAACACGAATACTGACTACCTGCGCGAGTTTGGCGACAAGATGAGCCCTGAGGCGGCGGAGGCTTCGGCGTGCGAGTACTTCATCCAGCCCGAAGTGTGGCGCAGGGAGGTATGCAAGGGATATGACCCGAAGGCAGTGGCTGCGCTGTTGATGGCGATGGACGTACTGCAGCACGAAGAAAAGAGCGGCCGACCGGATAAGCTGATGCGAATACCCGGTGTGGGGCGAACGCGCGTGTATTGCATTTCCTCGGGGCTCTTCGAGATGGATACATGA
- a CDS encoding tyrosine-type recombinase/integrase, whose protein sequence is MPLTDTAIKNAKPGEKPVKLYDADGLLLWIAPSGGKWWRLKYRLGGKEKMLSLGTYPEVGLREARERRDEARRRLADGIDPSAHRKAAKSTKAPREANSFELVAREWHAKYASTWSASHGVRILRRLEANAFPWIGGKPTADLKPADVLEVLRRVERRGTLETAHRLRDNIGQAMRYAVATGRAERDITADLRGALPPVQKRHFAAITEPAKVGELLRAIDGYTGTFPVACALKLAPLLFQRPGELRLAEWPEFDLDGATWEIPAGRMKRTKQGKAEGAAHIVPLPSQAVAILRELHALTGTGRYVLPGVRSPSRPMSDNTINAGLRRMGYDNETMTGHGFRAMARTILDEVLAFPPAIIEAQLAHAVKDPLGRAYNRTAHLPQRREMMQRWADYLEGIKRGAQILRFEGDQAA, encoded by the coding sequence ATGCCACTCACCGACACTGCCATCAAGAACGCCAAGCCAGGCGAGAAGCCCGTCAAGCTGTATGACGCTGACGGCCTGTTGCTGTGGATTGCCCCCAGCGGCGGCAAGTGGTGGCGGCTCAAGTACCGGCTTGGGGGTAAGGAAAAGATGCTTTCCCTTGGCACGTACCCCGAGGTGGGTTTGCGTGAAGCCCGCGAGCGCCGCGACGAGGCCCGGCGGCGGCTGGCTGATGGCATCGACCCCAGCGCCCACCGCAAGGCGGCCAAGAGCACCAAAGCGCCGCGAGAGGCCAACAGCTTCGAGCTGGTCGCGCGCGAGTGGCACGCAAAGTACGCGAGCACCTGGTCAGCCAGCCACGGCGTGAGGATCCTGCGCCGCCTGGAAGCCAACGCCTTCCCCTGGATTGGCGGCAAGCCTACGGCCGATCTCAAGCCGGCCGATGTGCTGGAAGTGCTGCGGCGGGTGGAGCGCCGCGGCACCCTGGAAACCGCTCACCGCCTACGCGACAACATCGGCCAGGCGATGCGCTACGCGGTGGCCACCGGCCGAGCCGAGCGAGATATCACCGCCGACCTGCGCGGCGCCCTGCCGCCAGTACAGAAGCGGCACTTCGCGGCGATCACCGAGCCGGCCAAGGTGGGCGAGTTGCTGCGGGCCATCGACGGCTATACCGGGACCTTCCCCGTAGCCTGTGCGCTCAAGCTCGCACCACTGCTATTCCAGCGTCCCGGCGAACTGCGCCTGGCGGAGTGGCCTGAGTTCGACCTGGACGGAGCCACTTGGGAAATTCCAGCTGGCCGTATGAAGCGGACCAAGCAAGGCAAGGCCGAGGGCGCGGCACACATCGTGCCGTTACCGAGTCAAGCGGTTGCCATCCTCCGCGAGCTGCACGCCCTGACCGGCACCGGCCGTTATGTGCTGCCTGGCGTTCGCTCGCCGAGCCGCCCCATGAGCGACAACACCATCAACGCCGGCCTACGGCGCATGGGCTACGACAACGAAACCATGACGGGCCACGGTTTCCGTGCCATGGCGCGCACCATACTGGACGAAGTGCTAGCCTTCCCGCCGGCCATCATTGAGGCGCAGCTCGCGCACGCCGTCAAAGATCCGCTTGGCCGCGCCTACAACCGCACTGCCCACCTGCCGCAGCGACGCGAGATGATGCAACGCTGGGCTGACTATTTAGAAGGGATCAAACGCGGAGCGCAGATCCTTCGATTTGAAGGCGATCAGGCCGCTTAG